Proteins encoded in a region of the Halodesulfovibrio marinisediminis DSM 17456 genome:
- a CDS encoding methylglyoxal synthase translates to MELIKNIAIVAHDNCKKTMLEFVEPHHEVLLHHNLFATGTTGSLVEKLLQEKCTDVEGVHFKGVHKMKSGPLGGDQQLGGLIADGKIDVLIFFWDPMEPQPHDVDVKALLRLAVLYNIPTASNRSSADFLISSPFFSSKYEILDCGYTK, encoded by the coding sequence ATGGAACTCATCAAGAATATCGCCATTGTCGCTCACGATAACTGCAAAAAAACGATGCTTGAGTTTGTAGAACCCCATCATGAAGTGTTACTTCACCATAATTTGTTTGCTACTGGAACAACCGGCAGTCTAGTTGAGAAGTTGCTTCAAGAAAAATGTACTGATGTAGAAGGAGTACATTTTAAGGGCGTACATAAAATGAAATCTGGACCACTTGGTGGAGACCAGCAATTAGGTGGATTAATTGCAGATGGTAAAATTGATGTACTCATCTTCTTTTGGGACCCGATGGAGCCTCAGCCTCACGATGTAGATGTTAAGGCGCTGCTTCGTCTTGCTGTTCTTTATAATATTCCAACCGCAAGTAACCGGTCGTCAGCAGATTTTCTTATTTCTTCACCATTTTTTTCCAGTAAATACGAAATACTGGATTGCGGGTACACAAAATAA
- a CDS encoding AI-2E family transporter — MNRKSRLRDSVLTIAGILLILFAARVAQGLVIPFLLSIFISIIITVPVGWLKRCGFSNLFAVGIVVLITLFFEVGIALFLGKSASQFSRSIPEYQAQLAGLMGKVDLWLLKHNIELPESSLSEVINPNVVLGFANSFISGLGKVLSNVALIMFTVFFMLLEGHRLPQKIHAIDHAQEGELLKKCTFILESTKQYISIKALTSLITGVFITIGLTLIGLNFASLWGFLAFILNFIPTIGSILAAAPAVLMSCLQLGLMETLSVLALYLAVNIVIGNIVEPAVMGHKVGLSTLAVFLSLVFWGWLLGPAGMLLSVPLTMLIKYGAEANPQTRWLAVLLGPAPPQEETIEE; from the coding sequence ATGAACCGAAAATCAAGATTACGTGATTCTGTTCTGACAATCGCTGGAATTCTCTTAATCCTGTTTGCTGCTCGCGTAGCTCAAGGCCTTGTAATACCCTTTCTTTTATCTATTTTCATCTCCATCATCATAACAGTGCCTGTCGGTTGGTTAAAGCGATGTGGTTTCTCCAATCTTTTTGCTGTTGGAATTGTAGTGCTGATCACACTTTTTTTTGAAGTTGGGATTGCCTTGTTTTTAGGAAAATCAGCATCGCAATTCAGCAGGTCAATTCCAGAGTATCAAGCACAGCTTGCAGGTCTTATGGGAAAAGTAGACCTCTGGCTTTTAAAGCATAATATTGAATTGCCTGAATCAAGCCTTTCTGAAGTAATAAATCCCAATGTGGTCCTCGGATTTGCAAACTCGTTCATCTCCGGACTTGGAAAGGTGTTGAGTAATGTCGCACTGATTATGTTCACAGTTTTCTTCATGCTGCTTGAAGGACACAGGCTCCCCCAAAAAATCCACGCCATTGATCACGCTCAGGAAGGCGAACTGCTCAAAAAATGTACATTTATTCTTGAAAGTACAAAGCAGTACATTTCCATAAAAGCACTCACAAGCTTAATAACAGGCGTTTTCATCACTATCGGCCTAACTCTGATCGGGCTCAATTTTGCCTCGTTATGGGGCTTCCTGGCTTTTATACTGAATTTTATTCCTACCATTGGCTCTATACTCGCTGCCGCTCCTGCAGTGCTTATGTCCTGTCTGCAACTTGGGTTAATGGAGACATTAAGCGTTTTAGCCCTCTACCTGGCAGTGAATATAGTTATCGGAAATATAGTTGAACCTGCGGTTATGGGGCACAAAGTGGGATTGTCTACATTAGCTGTCTTTTTGTCGTTGGTTTTCTGGGGGTGGTTGCTCGGTCCAGCCGGCATGCTGTTATCGGTTCCGCTGACTATGCTGATTAAATACGGTGCGGAAGCAAATCCTCAAACACGCTGGCTGGCGGTATTGCTAGGCCCTGCTCCTCCGCAGGAAGAGACAATAGAAGAATAA
- a CDS encoding phage holin family protein: MNDSMNKIQILLRSEVALFRLQTRRMAREAAFKIAALILALLALGMFTFAVYLGLSKLYGSTIAALLVALIDGLLALLLLLISQQIKSNTEQEKVIKEVRDIACKGLNADFEKVKAEVGEVTSDVRRIHDNVAGILAGSTSLITSITPVLGLFAAAVKKSREKGAS; encoded by the coding sequence ATGAATGATTCAATGAATAAAATACAAATTCTTCTAAGGTCAGAAGTTGCCTTGTTCCGCTTGCAAACACGTCGCATGGCTAGAGAAGCTGCTTTTAAAATTGCAGCGTTAATCCTTGCTCTACTGGCACTGGGGATGTTTACGTTTGCTGTATATCTAGGACTGTCCAAGTTGTACGGCTCAACAATCGCAGCACTGCTGGTTGCACTAATTGATGGGCTGCTTGCATTGCTGCTTCTGTTGATATCACAACAGATCAAAAGCAATACCGAGCAGGAAAAGGTAATTAAAGAGGTTCGGGATATTGCCTGCAAAGGCCTGAATGCCGATTTTGAAAAAGTTAAGGCTGAAGTAGGTGAAGTAACAAGTGATGTCAGGCGGATTCATGATAATGTGGCGGGTATCTTAGCTGGTTCTACCTCGTTGATTACCAGCATTACCCCTGTTCTTGGTCTCTTTGCTGCTGCAGTCAAAAAAAGTCGGGAAAAAGGAGCGTCATAA